AAGATCAACAACATTATCATTCTAGCACAAAGCAGACAGTTTTTGTCCACTCAAAACTGTGATAGATACGTTGTGCCATGGTTTACAAAATCGAAAATCGACCAATTTCACCATGAAAGGCCGAAAGCGGTAGGCCGGCAGTTCTTCCTTTGTCGAACTTACTGCCAGTTGGCCTGATCGAAAGTGGGAATTTGAATGATTGAATCTAGTTTTGTCTGCCAGAATTGGTATTGGCCGATGAAAGGAGGGAGCGGGTTTCCTCTGCGATTTTAAAGCAGCCCCCCGCCGATGAATTTACATAGATAACAAGATCAAAGAGACCCTTTTGATTCGAAATGAAAGGATTATCAAGGCAGTAATCGAGAAATCAAGGCGCGTTTGCCCTGTTCAGTTGCTCTGATTGGTATCTATGGCTCATTCACCTCGGACGATATTAACGAAAAGTCCGATCTTGACCTATTCATAGTGATGAACGATCCCGATGGTTACAAGATCACTTCATGCTTCATTGTGGGTTATGTCACACACGACGCTTTTTTGTACGACTGGGAACAAATTGAAGAAATGGCCCGATTCTCGAACCCGTTTGTCTCCACGTCGGTAGATCTCAAGATCGTCTACTATCTGGATGAGAAGAATAGTCAAAGATTCATGGAACTTCGCGATGCTGTCGATAAACGGCTGGCCCA
This genomic window from Mesotoga sp. Brook.08.105.5.1 contains:
- a CDS encoding nucleotidyltransferase domain-containing protein; the encoded protein is MKARLPCSVALIGIYGSFTSDDINEKSDLDLFIVMNDPDGYKITSCFIVGYVTHDAFLYDWEQIEEMARFSNPFVSTSVDLKIVYYLDEKNSQRFMELRDAVDKRLAHLLASKTCRTSKSIPRRLKNDTRT